The DNA region CAGCGGCGCATCGACGGCCGGCGGTGGCCCACCGTGAACCGGCAGGACCAGTGCGGCGATCACGGCCGTGCCGATGGCGAGGGCTGCGAATCCTCTGGTCGTCATGATCGAGGCCTCGCGACCGGTGCTCCCGTCATCGTGCCCGGCGCGCACGGGTAGGCATTGACGAACCCGTACCGTCGCCCGGCACGCACTTCGTAATTGAGATAGAGCCGTCCCTGCTCGTCCCAGGACTGCTGCACGCCCTCCTCCCGGCCATCGACGTAGTGCCGGAGCTCGTAGGGCTGCCCATTGCTGCGCCACGTGCGGTACTCGCCGTGGTACGCGCCGTTGCGGTGAGTCGACTGCGAGCGCAGCCGTCCGTTCGGCCACCAGGTGCGTGCCACGCCCTCGCGCACGCCGCCCTTCAGGGTCTCGCGCGAGGCCAGCGTGCCGTCGGCATACCTGGTCTCCACCTCCCCGAGGGCCGGTGCCGGGGGCGTTTCGAGGGACAGGACGACCAGGGTCACCAGCAGCAGGCTCCGCGCGATCACCCCAGCCTCCCGGCGGCGCCGCGGAAGCAGCCCGAGATGTACGGTGGGGCCGACACCACGTGATAGTGGTAGATGCCTGCCGGCACCTCGCGCGTCGCGTGCGTGTGTCCGTTGCAGCTGTCGAGCGCCGACGGCACCGACCCGTCCTGGTCGCGAGGCCCGTACACCGGGAAGCCATCGAGCAGCACGCCGATCAGGCTGTCGGCGCCGCGGTTGGACGTGAGCCAGAGGGGTTCGACGTGGTAGTGGTACTGGCCGGTCTGCTGCGGGTGGCCGTTGAACCGATCGAACGTCAGGATCTCCTGCGCGAGCGGCGAACGCCCCGCCGCGTACTGGTTGAAGATGGCCACGCCGTTGACGGCGATGCCGATGGGGCCCAGGGGTGTGTCCGAGGCGGTGCCGACGGCCGGCGAGGCAGCCACCTGCATGGACAGCGACTGCGTGGCGATCTGGTTGGGGGCCATCACCATGCCGGCGTGCGGCGCCTCGTACATGGCGTGCCCGCGACCCCAGTAGGGGCTCACGTGGTCGGGCACGCCGTTGGAGCGCAGGCTGACCGTGGTGCCCGACTGCGCGACCGTGACGGCCGACTGGAACTGCGCGTAGATGCCGCGTGTGTCGACGCCGGCGGCGACCGGGGTGGCGCTCGTCGAGGCGCTCGCCGTCGTCGACGTGGTGGGCGCCGTGGGGGAGCCCGAGTTGCAGGCGGTGGCCAGGACCACCAGGGCCGTGATGCCAATCAATCGCATGTGCGTGCCTCCATGCCAGGACCATACGGGCGGCGCCTTGCGGAATCCTGAAGCGCGGACCTTCAGATTTGCGTAAGGTGGTGACGCCATCGTGAGTCTCGCCGTGCGCGCCCGCATCCTCCTCGTGGAAGACGACGACCGACTGGGCCGGCAGGTCGCCGACAACCTGGCGGCGGCCGGCTTCGACGTGACGTGGCGGACGCGCGGCGACGCCGTGGAGGACGACGACCTGGGCGCGGCCAGCCTCGTGGTGCTCGACCTGATGCTGCCGGGGGCGCACGGACTCGACGTGCTCAAGCGGATTCGCGAGCGGGCCCACCCGGTGCCCGTGCTGGTGCTCAGCGCGCGGCAGGACACCCGCGACAAGGTGCGCGCCTTCGAGCTCGGCGCCGACGACTACCTCGCCAAGCCGTTCTGGCCGGAGGAACTGCTCGCGCGCGTGCGGGCCCGGCTCCGCCGCCCGGCCCTCGCCGACGCCGGCCGCGCCATCGACTTCGGACCGCTACGCGTCGATCCCGACACGCGGCGCGTCACCGTCGAGGGCACCCCGGTCGACCTGACGCGCGCGGAGTTCGCCATCCTCGCCGCGCTGGCGCGGCGCCCCGGGGCCGCCGTGTCGCGCGCCGCCCTCGTCCAGTCGGCCCTGGATCCGGAACGCGACGGCGACGAGCGCACGCTGGACGTGCACGTGTCGCGGCTGCGCAAGAAGCTGGGTGCCGCCGGGCGTCTCGTCGGCACGGTCTGGGGCGTCGGCTACCGGCTTGCGGAGCCAGCGCCGTGACGCTCCGCACCCGCCTGGCCGTGACGAGCCTGGGCGTGCTGGTCCCGCTGGCGGCGTTGCTCACCGTCGTCGCCGACCGGGCGCGCCACCGCGGCATGGAAGACACCGTGCAGCGACTGGTCAGCCTGCGCCTGCAGGACGGCGGAGACGTGTGCGGGAGCGGGCGTGTCCGCCCCGAGGATGCGCCGCCGCCAGCGCCGCCTGGCGGCCCCCCGGGGCCCGCCGCCGTGGAGTTCCTCGGCTACGATGCGCGGTTCACGCCTCTGGCCGCGAGTGCTCCGGCGCTGACGGACGACCAACGCGACGCCCTCGCAGCCGGCCGCACGTGGTCGGGCACCTGGCCGACACCCGCCGGCGCCGGCATCGCACTCGCCTTCCCGGCCCCCACCGGACGTCGCTGCGCGTTCGCGGTCGCCCGACTGCGCCCGCGGCCGGGCGTCAGGCGCGATCAGCTGGCAGCCCTCGCCGTCAGTCTGGTGGGTGTCCTCGGCGCGACGTGGCTGGCCGCCGGTCCGGTGCTCACACGGCTGAAGGCCCTGACGGCGGCGGTCCATGCCTCGGCCCAACGACGCTACGCCGCTCCCATTGTCATGGGCGGCCGGACCGACGAGATCACCGACCTGGCCGCGGCCTTCAACGCGGCGGGCGCGAGTGTCCGGGCTCACCTGCTCGA from Luteitalea sp. TBR-22 includes:
- a CDS encoding YHYH protein codes for the protein MRLIGITALVVLATACNSGSPTAPTTSTTASASTSATPVAAGVDTRGIYAQFQSAVTVAQSGTTVSLRSNGVPDHVSPYWGRGHAMYEAPHAGMVMAPNQIATQSLSMQVAASPAVGTASDTPLGPIGIAVNGVAIFNQYAAGRSPLAQEILTFDRFNGHPQQTGQYHYHVEPLWLTSNRGADSLIGVLLDGFPVYGPRDQDGSVPSALDSCNGHTHATREVPAGIYHYHVVSAPPYISGCFRGAAGRLG
- a CDS encoding response regulator transcription factor, which translates into the protein MSLAVRARILLVEDDDRLGRQVADNLAAAGFDVTWRTRGDAVEDDDLGAASLVVLDLMLPGAHGLDVLKRIRERAHPVPVLVLSARQDTRDKVRAFELGADDYLAKPFWPEELLARVRARLRRPALADAGRAIDFGPLRVDPDTRRVTVEGTPVDLTRAEFAILAALARRPGAAVSRAALVQSALDPERDGDERTLDVHVSRLRKKLGAAGRLVGTVWGVGYRLAEPAP
- a CDS encoding toxin-antitoxin system YwqK family antitoxin; protein product: MIARSLLLVTLVVLSLETPPAPALGEVETRYADGTLASRETLKGGVREGVARTWWPNGRLRSQSTHRNGAYHGEYRTWRSNGQPYELRHYVDGREEGVQQSWDEQGRLYLNYEVRAGRRYGFVNAYPCAPGTMTGAPVARPRS